Within the Streptosporangium album genome, the region CCGCCCAGCTCAGCAGGGTCTGCGCGGCGAGGTCGGGATCGGCGACGCGGCAGACGGCGGTGCGGCCCTCCACCGTCGCGACGGGCACCGGCAGCTCCTCCGGGGTGACGGAGGCGGGCAGCTCGAAGGCGACCCGGCCGGTCTGGGCGGCCAGGGTCTCGGCCATGCCGCCGCTTGCGATGATCAGCCCACGGTCCATGATCGCCATGCTGGAGGCCAGCCGCTGGGCCTCCTCCAGGTAGTGCGTGGTGAGCAGGACCGTGGTGCCCTGCCCGGCGAGGCCCCGGATGACCTCCCAGGTGTTCTGGCGCGCTTCGGGGTCCATCCCGGTGGTGGGCTCGTCCAGGAAGAGCACGTCGGGCCGGCTCAGGGTCGCCAGGGCCAGATCCAGGCGGCGCCTCTCCCCGCCGGACAGCTGGCGCACCTTCGTGGCCGCCCTGGCTTCCAGCCCGACCAGCTCCAGGGCCTCGGCGCGGGGCCGGGGGGCGGCGACGAAGTCCCGCCAGGCGTCCACGGTCTGCGCCACGGTCAGGTCGGGGAAGAACCCCGCCTCCTGGAGCATGATCCCGGTGCGGGCCCGCACCTCGGCCCGGTCCCTGACCGGATCGAGGCCGAGCACGCGCACCGTTCCCTCATCCGGGGCCTGGAAGCCCGCCAGCACCTCCACCGTCGTGGTCTTCCCGGCGCCGTTCCGCCCGAGCAGGGCGAAGATCTCACCCTGGGGGACGCCGAACGATACTCCCTTGACGGCCGCGAAGTCTCCGTAGCTCTTCGCGAGCCCCGCCACCTGAATCGCTGTCATGTCCTCGATCCTGGAGAGCGGCCGCGTCCGGCGACAGTGAGAAATTCACGAGTGCGACCGGACGGCCCGCCGCGGGCCCCCGGGGGTCACGCGACGCGGACCTTCCGTGCGGTCGCCGTGAAACCGGCCGGAGGGATACCGCCTCACCTGGACTTTTCCGTGACCCGGCGATGACCGCTCCGCCCTCCGCCCTCCGCCCGCGCGGAGGCGGTGGCTAGACTCGGTTCTCATGCCCAGCGAGCCCAGTGAACTCCGTCCGGAGACCCGCACCGTCCACCTTCCCCAGCCGCAGCTCGACGGCAGCCGTCCCATCGCGGTGCCGCTGTACCAGACCTCGGGCTTCGTCTTCGACGACCCGGCCGTCTTCGCCGACGGGATGGGCCGTCCCGACGGTGCCTTCGTCTACGGGCGGCTGTCGAACCCCACCGTCCGCTCGCTGGAAGAGGCCGTCGCCGGATTGGAGGGCGGCGTGGGCGCCGTCGCCACCGGCTCGGGCATGGGAGCCATCAACTCGGTGCTGCTCGGCCTGCTCAAGCCCGGCGACCACCTGATCGCGCAGAAGCCGCTCTACGGCGGCACCGCAACGATGATCAACGATCTGGCCGGGCGGTTCCAGATCGCGGTCTCCTACGTGCCCGAGGACGACCCGGCGGCGCTGCGCGCGGCCGTACGGCCCCAGACCAGGCTGGTCTACCTGGAGACCATCGCCAACCCGGTCACCCAGGTCGCCGACCTGCCGGGGATGTGCGCGGCGGCCCGCGAGGCGGGGCTGGTCTCGGTGGTGGACAACACGTTCGCCTCGCCGATCCTGTGCCGCCCGCTGGAGCACGGCGCCGACGTCGTCGTCCACTCCACGACCAAGTATCTGAGCGGGCACACCGACGTGCTCGGCGGCATCGCGGTCTTCGCCTCCGATGAGCTCTACCGGAAGGTGTGGCACTTCGCGGTCGAGCTGGGGGCCACGGCCGACCCGTTCGCCGCCTGGCTCACCCTGCGGGGCATCCAGACCCTGCCGCTGCGGATGGAGCGTCACTGCTTCAACACCCGCGAGCTGGCGATCCGCCTGGACAATCACCCGGCGGTGTCGGCCGTGCACTGGCCGGGCCTGCCCTCGCACCCCTCGCACGAGCTGGCCACCAAGCTGCTGCCGGACTTCGGCGGGGTCTTCTCCTTCGACCTGGTCGGCGGGCGTGAGGCGGGGGAGCGGTTCATGAGCTCGGTACGGCTGGCGCTGCTGGCCCCGTCGCTCGGCGGTGTGGAGACGCTCATCCTGCATCCGGCGACCACCTCCCACCGCTCGCTGACAGCCGAGGAGCTCGCCCGGCACGGGATCGGTGAGGGGACGGTACGGGTCGCGGTCGGCATCGAGCATATTGAGGATCTATGGGCAGATTTCGCCCAGGCGCTTTCCTGATTTTTCGCGGAATGCGACTGTGTAGTCCGGAAAGTCGTTCTTTTCGGAAGGCGGAGCAATGCCGCTGAAGAGCTACGGGGTTCTCGCCGGACGGGCCGTGGGCAGCCGGCGCGAGGGCGGCGCCGGCACCCCGCACTACCAGATCCACCTCACCGACCAGGCGGGCACCGCCTATGGCCGCCGGCGCCACGCTCACGCTCGCCGTCGCGGCTCCGTTCGCGCTCGGCAACGGCGGGGGAGCGATCACCGTGCTCGACGCCGCCGGGCTCAAGGTCCACGGAGTCTCCTACACTACGGCGCAGGGCCGCCGGGAAGGCCGGACGGTCACCTTCTGAAAGGGGAGCGGACGTGAGCGTGTCGGTCGGGGACGTGCGCGAGGCCGCCGGACGGATCACCGGGTACGCCCGCCGTACTCCGGTGCTGGAGGTGTCGTCCGGGCTGGTGCTGAAGCTGGAGGGGCTGCAGCACTCCGGGTCGT harbors:
- a CDS encoding ABC transporter ATP-binding protein → MTAIQVAGLAKSYGDFAAVKGVSFGVPQGEIFALLGRNGAGKTTTVEVLAGFQAPDEGTVRVLGLDPVRDRAEVRARTGIMLQEAGFFPDLTVAQTVDAWRDFVAAPRPRAEALELVGLEARAATKVRQLSGGERRRLDLALATLSRPDVLFLDEPTTGMDPEARQNTWEVIRGLAGQGTTVLLTTHYLEEAQRLASSMAIMDRGLIIASGGMAETLAAQTGRVAFELPASVTPEELPVPVATVEGRTAVCRVADPDLAAQTLLSWAGERGLRLRGLEVRTATLEDLFLDLAAGEKSEKKEVA
- a CDS encoding trans-sulfuration enzyme family protein; translated protein: MPSEPSELRPETRTVHLPQPQLDGSRPIAVPLYQTSGFVFDDPAVFADGMGRPDGAFVYGRLSNPTVRSLEEAVAGLEGGVGAVATGSGMGAINSVLLGLLKPGDHLIAQKPLYGGTATMINDLAGRFQIAVSYVPEDDPAALRAAVRPQTRLVYLETIANPVTQVADLPGMCAAAREAGLVSVVDNTFASPILCRPLEHGADVVVHSTTKYLSGHTDVLGGIAVFASDELYRKVWHFAVELGATADPFAAWLTLRGIQTLPLRMERHCFNTRELAIRLDNHPAVSAVHWPGLPSHPSHELATKLLPDFGGVFSFDLVGGREAGERFMSSVRLALLAPSLGGVETLILHPATTSHRSLTAEELARHGIGEGTVRVAVGIEHIEDLWADFAQALS